The genomic region GTCTTTCTACATCAACAGCCTTAAGGCCTTTGTCGCTCTCAGTAACGTTGAAGGATACCCTTTCTCCTTCCTCTAACGTTCTGAATCCGCTACCGCTAATTCCTGTGTAGTGGAC from Balnearium lithotrophicum harbors:
- a CDS encoding cold-shock protein; the protein is MEKLTGTVKWFDSKKGYGFITADNGQDVFVHYTGISGSGFRTLEEGERVSFNVTESDKGLKAVDVERL